A region from the Sandaracinus amylolyticus genome encodes:
- a CDS encoding L-threonylcarbamoyladenylate synthase, with translation MAPTVDVDTAATLLRAGKLVAIPTETVYGLGADAEQPDAVARIFAAKGRPSSHPLIVHLRAADALDEGWAANVPPAARRLADVLWPGPLTLILQRGPRALDAVTGGLSTVGLRVPAHPLARALLERVGGIAAPSANRFGSVSPTTAAHVQRDLGDRIDAVLDGGPCEVGIESTIVDVSTGVPRILRPGGISREVLEEILGAPVPMAGDDAPRAPGMLASHYAPRAKVVAVAPRDASQRAHELAREGRIALLAPPTLALDLPDALERIDVPADPRERARTLYESLRAIDERGFERAIVVLPDDERGLGLAIADRLRKAGAPKD, from the coding sequence GTGGCTCCCACCGTCGACGTCGACACCGCCGCGACGCTGCTCCGCGCGGGCAAGCTCGTCGCGATCCCCACCGAGACCGTCTACGGGCTCGGCGCCGACGCCGAGCAGCCCGACGCCGTCGCGCGCATCTTCGCCGCGAAGGGCCGCCCTTCCTCGCACCCGCTCATCGTCCACCTGCGCGCCGCCGACGCGCTCGACGAGGGCTGGGCCGCGAACGTCCCGCCCGCCGCGCGCCGCCTCGCCGACGTGCTCTGGCCCGGCCCGCTCACGCTCATCCTCCAGCGCGGCCCGCGCGCGCTCGACGCCGTCACCGGCGGCCTCTCCACCGTCGGCCTCCGCGTCCCCGCGCACCCGCTCGCCCGCGCGCTGCTCGAGCGCGTGGGCGGCATCGCCGCGCCCTCCGCGAACCGCTTCGGCTCGGTCAGCCCGACCACCGCCGCGCACGTGCAGCGCGACCTCGGCGACCGCATCGACGCCGTGCTCGACGGCGGTCCCTGCGAGGTCGGCATCGAGTCGACCATCGTCGACGTCTCGACCGGCGTGCCGCGCATCCTCCGCCCGGGCGGCATCTCGCGCGAGGTGCTCGAGGAGATCCTCGGCGCGCCCGTGCCGATGGCCGGCGACGACGCGCCGCGCGCCCCCGGGATGCTCGCCTCGCACTACGCGCCGCGCGCGAAGGTGGTCGCGGTCGCGCCGCGCGACGCGTCCCAGCGCGCCCACGAGCTCGCGCGCGAAGGGCGCATCGCGCTCCTCGCGCCGCCCACGCTCGCGCTCGATCTCCCCGACGCGCTCGAGCGCATCGACGTGCCCGCCGATCCCCGCGAGCGCGCGCGCACGCTCTACGAGAGCCTCCGCGCGATCGACGAGCGCGGCTTCGAGCGCGCGATCGTCGTGCTGCCCGACGACGAGCGCGGCCTCGGCCTCGCGATCGCCGATCGCCTCCGCAAGGCGGGCGCCCCCAAGGACTGA
- a CDS encoding ABC1 kinase family protein, with product MSLAIRLVRALWVFGLIFLSYMSQLALTSLLGEDARDEHGRETRRVPAWLHRRRKRLDARNAKRLYEGMVRLRGVFIKLGQVLSITGGFLPRVYTKELERLQDKVPPRDFQEIRSAFVESLGRTPEECFARIDAAPLAAASLGQVHVAWMRPEEGETEGRKVAVKVLYPGIRDVIRIDMKVIWLAVQVYKWFVPVVGLDRVHASLLDLLARETDYLHEARAMERMAANFAREKDILFPEVVHALTTRDVLTMSFMDGIKINQVDALRAEGIDPTAVATRFVETTYKMIFVDRFFHADPHPGNFLVQKGRTPRRPKIVVLDFGAVSDVKDDLVDGMIDVIGGLLEGDGPKLLKGFYQMGFASREANHELLEKTVYTYFEKLLSVKQRTPGALMRANVKELETLVDPEVAREELRELMRSVEYPEGWFYVERAAVLAFWLVGQLDPDVDAMQVGYPYVMPLLVDKRKRDAGEAPAEPEPPPADE from the coding sequence ATGAGCCTCGCGATCCGACTCGTCCGCGCCCTCTGGGTCTTCGGGCTGATCTTCCTGAGCTACATGAGCCAGCTCGCGCTCACGTCGCTGCTCGGCGAGGACGCGCGCGACGAGCACGGGCGCGAGACGCGGCGCGTGCCCGCGTGGCTGCACCGCCGCCGCAAGCGGCTCGACGCGAGGAACGCGAAGCGGCTCTACGAGGGCATGGTCCGGCTGCGCGGCGTCTTCATCAAGCTCGGCCAGGTCCTCTCGATCACCGGCGGGTTCCTGCCGCGCGTGTACACGAAGGAGCTCGAGCGGCTGCAGGACAAGGTCCCCCCGCGCGACTTCCAGGAGATCCGGAGCGCGTTCGTCGAGAGCCTCGGGCGCACGCCCGAGGAGTGCTTCGCGCGCATCGACGCGGCGCCGCTCGCGGCGGCGTCGCTCGGCCAGGTGCACGTCGCGTGGATGAGGCCGGAGGAGGGTGAGACCGAGGGCCGGAAGGTCGCCGTGAAGGTGCTCTATCCGGGGATCCGCGACGTGATCCGGATCGACATGAAGGTCATCTGGCTCGCGGTGCAGGTCTACAAGTGGTTCGTGCCGGTGGTCGGGCTCGACCGCGTGCACGCGTCGCTGCTCGATCTGCTCGCGCGCGAGACGGACTACCTGCACGAGGCGCGCGCGATGGAGCGCATGGCCGCGAACTTCGCGCGCGAGAAGGACATCTTGTTCCCCGAGGTCGTGCACGCGCTGACGACGCGCGACGTGCTGACCATGAGCTTCATGGACGGGATCAAGATCAACCAGGTCGACGCGCTGCGCGCCGAGGGGATCGATCCGACGGCGGTGGCGACGCGCTTCGTCGAGACCACGTACAAGATGATCTTCGTCGATCGCTTCTTCCACGCGGACCCGCACCCCGGGAACTTCCTCGTGCAGAAGGGGCGCACGCCGCGCCGCCCGAAGATCGTCGTGCTCGACTTCGGCGCGGTGAGCGACGTGAAGGACGATCTCGTCGACGGGATGATCGACGTGATCGGCGGTCTGCTCGAAGGCGACGGGCCGAAGCTGCTCAAGGGCTTCTACCAGATGGGCTTCGCGAGCCGCGAGGCGAACCACGAGCTGCTCGAGAAGACGGTCTACACGTACTTCGAGAAGCTCCTGAGCGTGAAGCAGCGCACGCCGGGCGCGCTGATGCGCGCGAACGTGAAGGAGCTCGAGACGCTCGTCGATCCCGAGGTCGCGCGCGAGGAGCTGCGCGAGCTCATGCGCAGCGTCGAGTACCCCGAGGGCTGGTTCTACGTGGAGCGCGCGGCGGTGCTCGCGTTCTGGCTCGTGGGTCAGCTCGATCCCGACGTCGACGCGATGCAGGTCGGCTACCCCTACGTGATGCCGCTGCTCGTCGACAAGCGGAAGCGCGACGCAGGCGAAGCGCCCGCGGAGCCCGAGCCGCCGCCGGCCGACGAGTAG
- a CDS encoding TRAP transporter TatT component family protein — protein MARSNQLGVIAALVGIASVGCGGGGRTAAWEETTAQGAEPVSAEQQSQKDQLVATGDAAWEQRQDEAQLRAAIDAWTQALELDPADWQLWHRLSRAQYFLADGHLAFRDQEDAPDPEATAMYQAAVTSAERSLQVLSPAFADQVRAREHVDEAALAVLDAQAVPALYWRSAALGKWARRDGFATLLAYKDEIRAIMTRVLELDRDFFFAGPDRYFGAFFAVAPAYAGGDLERSRQHFDYTISRYPGYFGSHVLYAVEYAVKAQDRALFERELRLVIDGDPNVLPDVRAENLAEQRKAQQALARADSLFE, from the coding sequence ATGGCGCGCTCGAACCAGCTGGGAGTGATCGCGGCGCTCGTGGGAATCGCGAGCGTCGGGTGCGGCGGCGGCGGACGCACCGCGGCCTGGGAGGAGACGACGGCGCAGGGCGCGGAGCCGGTCTCGGCCGAGCAGCAATCCCAGAAGGATCAGCTCGTCGCGACGGGCGACGCGGCCTGGGAGCAGCGCCAGGACGAGGCGCAGCTGCGCGCGGCGATCGACGCATGGACGCAGGCGCTCGAGCTCGATCCCGCGGACTGGCAGCTCTGGCACCGCCTGTCGCGCGCGCAGTACTTCCTCGCGGACGGCCACCTCGCGTTCCGCGATCAGGAGGACGCGCCCGATCCCGAGGCGACCGCGATGTACCAGGCGGCGGTGACCTCGGCGGAGCGCTCGCTGCAGGTCCTCTCGCCCGCGTTCGCCGACCAGGTGCGCGCGCGCGAGCACGTCGACGAAGCGGCGCTCGCGGTGCTCGATGCGCAGGCGGTGCCCGCGCTCTACTGGCGCAGCGCGGCGCTCGGCAAGTGGGCGCGCCGCGACGGCTTCGCGACGCTGCTCGCCTACAAGGACGAGATCCGCGCGATCATGACGCGCGTGCTCGAGCTCGATCGCGACTTCTTCTTCGCGGGCCCGGACCGCTACTTCGGCGCGTTCTTCGCGGTCGCCCCGGCGTACGCGGGCGGCGACCTCGAGCGCTCGCGCCAGCACTTCGACTACACGATCTCGCGCTACCCCGGGTACTTCGGCAGCCACGTGCTCTACGCGGTCGAGTACGCGGTGAAGGCGCAGGATCGCGCCCTCTTCGAGCGCGAGCTGCGCTTGGTGATCGACGGTGATCCGAACGTGCTGCCCGACGTGCGCGCGGAGAACCTCGCGGAGCAGCGCAAGGCGCAGCAGGCGCTGGCGCGCGCGGACTCGCTCTTCGAGTGA
- a CDS encoding YbjN domain-containing protein, which translates to MARVRLGPDTIRAILEEGGWPCHRIADDTFRSLFQGKNASFPFFVRIDPAGFVVFAIVPYLRSPSDAAIAGKLYARLLELNQSLLMAKFSIDDDLDVVLSVEYAVAELDRSEFDDALDVLSYYADRHYDELRKLCAGSDAIGRTGV; encoded by the coding sequence ATGGCCCGCGTTCGCCTCGGCCCGGACACGATCCGCGCGATCCTCGAGGAGGGCGGTTGGCCGTGTCATCGCATCGCCGACGACACATTCCGCAGCCTCTTCCAGGGCAAGAACGCGAGCTTCCCGTTCTTCGTGCGGATCGATCCCGCGGGGTTCGTCGTGTTCGCGATCGTGCCGTACCTGCGCTCGCCCTCGGACGCCGCGATCGCGGGCAAGCTCTACGCGCGGCTGCTGGAGCTGAACCAGAGCCTCTTGATGGCGAAGTTCTCGATCGACGACGACCTCGACGTCGTGCTCTCGGTCGAGTACGCGGTGGCGGAGCTCGATCGCAGCGAGTTCGACGACGCGCTCGACGTGCTCTCGTATTATGCCGACCGCCACTACGACGAGCTGCGCAAGCTGTGCGCGGGCTCGGACGCGATCGGGCGCACCGGCGTCTGA
- a CDS encoding AgmX/PglI C-terminal domain-containing protein, with amino-acid sequence MAGGAHGNLSARALSIRRREVIEMGELSPPRPGAMTAAMRAVRATVPVETWARVAIVRDGTIVEQRWIAPGDALTWGRTERADVVVASAPHDVAPLITWDEDAHTIVVDAAITGRVSSRGQVLELRGDARRVSLEQGARARLVLGGASELLVEMTPRPPRPRRAPLPRSAIGALGLDERFTAIAVASLVLHATVVTVLAERDWPAPSGTIESRIASVVFVEEPMPPVPDEIVARTTDGPPSDDVGEGDADAPSIPTPRAPGTPRPSAPSRESLDAMRAEIATRVDAMLGAIGEGGAMGNLLRDGAPLASEADVMGLVRGDEHAALAPRAGDVPAMRDGAGIEALARGCEGCGDIAVHRVGPVREGEGPPREERPVQVSAQPIEDDGPRPGFDPRALARAMRGRMGAVRACYERALRDEPTLAGRIDVDVQVERVGTLSDVHVREGSIGDAAFHGCVERAVRAVRLPSGPEDGPASVSFPFVFAPQG; translated from the coding sequence ATGGCTGGCGGCGCCCACGGGAACCTCTCGGCGCGCGCGCTGTCGATCCGCCGACGCGAGGTGATCGAGATGGGTGAGCTCTCTCCGCCGCGCCCCGGCGCGATGACGGCGGCGATGCGCGCGGTGCGCGCGACGGTTCCAGTCGAGACCTGGGCGCGCGTCGCGATCGTGCGCGACGGGACGATCGTGGAGCAGCGCTGGATCGCGCCCGGTGACGCGCTCACGTGGGGCCGCACCGAGCGCGCGGACGTCGTGGTGGCGAGCGCGCCGCACGACGTCGCGCCGCTGATCACGTGGGACGAGGACGCGCACACGATCGTCGTCGACGCGGCGATCACCGGGCGCGTGTCGTCGCGCGGCCAGGTGCTCGAGCTCCGCGGCGACGCGCGACGCGTGTCGCTCGAGCAGGGCGCGCGCGCACGCCTCGTCCTCGGTGGCGCGAGCGAGCTGCTCGTCGAGATGACACCGAGACCGCCGCGCCCGCGCCGCGCGCCGCTGCCGCGGTCGGCGATCGGCGCGCTCGGGCTCGACGAGCGCTTCACCGCGATCGCGGTCGCGTCGCTCGTGCTGCACGCGACGGTGGTGACGGTGCTCGCCGAGCGCGACTGGCCCGCGCCGAGCGGAACGATCGAGTCGCGCATCGCGAGCGTGGTGTTCGTCGAGGAGCCGATGCCGCCGGTGCCCGACGAGATCGTCGCGCGCACGACCGATGGGCCGCCGAGCGACGACGTCGGCGAGGGCGACGCCGACGCTCCGTCGATCCCGACGCCACGTGCGCCCGGCACGCCGCGGCCGAGCGCGCCCTCGCGCGAGTCGCTCGACGCGATGCGCGCCGAGATCGCGACGCGCGTCGACGCGATGCTGGGCGCGATCGGAGAGGGCGGCGCGATGGGCAACCTGCTGCGCGACGGCGCGCCGCTCGCGTCCGAGGCCGACGTGATGGGCCTCGTGCGCGGCGACGAGCACGCCGCGCTCGCGCCGCGCGCCGGCGACGTGCCCGCGATGCGCGATGGCGCGGGCATCGAGGCGCTCGCGCGTGGCTGCGAGGGGTGCGGCGACATCGCGGTGCATCGCGTCGGCCCGGTGCGCGAGGGCGAAGGTCCACCGCGCGAGGAGCGCCCGGTGCAGGTGAGCGCGCAGCCCATCGAGGACGACGGACCGCGACCGGGGTTCGATCCGCGCGCGCTCGCGCGCGCGATGCGCGGCCGGATGGGCGCGGTGCGCGCGTGTTACGAGCGCGCGCTGCGCGACGAGCCGACGCTCGCCGGGCGCATCGACGTCGACGTGCAGGTCGAGCGCGTGGGCACGCTGAGCGACGTGCACGTGCGCGAAGGCTCGATCGGCGACGCGGCGTTCCACGGGTGCGTGGAGCGCGCGGTGCGCGCGGTGCGGCTGCCCAGCGGGCCCGAGGACGGGCCGGCGAGCGTGTCGTTCCCGTTCGTGTTCGCGCCGCAGGGGTGA
- a CDS encoding translocation/assembly module TamB domain-containing protein has translation MTEASRTEPPERSLFVRALRRAPIVFLRGLGWTLVLVACLVVSAALHSLTGRTRLVARELIERLASGALRGDLEVGTIEQLDTDRIIARDVVLRDPQGRAVIRVDRLQIWPNYREILFGGRIHFLAARADHVEIELYVSGAEGETVSLLEAFEPASPGPDRGGPASAIPIVLDGLHVVGADIRGDLPNYEDLHVEGADARGRLEIARTVVVNVHHLEGRMTGPYGGVTHVDHATLDLDTDWRVGMRAYMRAHRGEDRARARLSLTRPDAPDPTLPGPQDTPMHMDLEVHVDQLGLETLHEMGIPGTEQLAGTMRGDARMQGPVADLRFDAWITHDAGPLQVHGRIAQEQDFAIDAETTDFDLQELVPSAPPIAIGGTMHVDVARDPAAPQRARFRVTAHPLEVAGIFVPAFETEGAIEPDAVVIDRVEAPHLGGVIEGHGRVGFDGSLDVHARIDVEDLGGDPNVADFVPGLHGAAEGTLDVESGPRGTDLALTTQLRLRGFRYRTVRASSLVIRGRAHGELARPIAHFDVDGQGVAIAGRDLGTVDARIDGGPSEYVLQWSSRGRDVRALDVDARVHRHGERWEIHVPEAALDVGLGPMRGAIGTVRIDRGAVSIEGAEIEGSGQRLAGEARIATGGGPSTASVDVAGLDLERVGALVGGGLETLRGTASGHLELEGPLRDPDVTLRGRVEDLSWDRVRNTDIAYDLAYSDGVLTTNVQGDFGTRGTLGVEGPIAVPFAALTDPGRFAREAEFGLHVYAGHLNLAFLTPFLGEQLQALGITGRIGGDVRIGGTVAEPRIDPGVIILDRFALPGWSELRAKIHLALVGDQLTVQRVWLADTTGELAMVEAQVPISMDDPPADLPAFLRTLSDQPWSFAARIAPRLLSSWPRPLQRRVPAGVVGALALSAAGGDGQPARAELTGTMEWVEAPLEDPCARDLRPIVQLQGTLHEGTTRIDLSGFSEGRMIAFGRAEAETPLDDWLADGAFTLPQPDLLVQLLDMPLEHVPWTCGRASGIATAEVIVQDVLGDSPQLDARLEITQLRVAHGEDGGQGTMPYHVLAAARIGGTSEEERAEACAIIAAQGRLTTPFAECGSTELPEDTEVVVRGSVPLRFSIGSVVPEVLLDRDLDLTMLMADAHLEPVLALIPQIAESDVIADGRLVAHGPWETLEVAGGVSLREGRVRVVPLGQHLVDVRGALRFAGDRVTIPEGEALFARDGEGTLEVSGEIGLRGLLPTYAYLDVRPAQFPVRREGAVLATISGRGDTRVTIESDGLEGTVTTEELTIRLPEQMAGAVQSLEEHPDLLVIGTQARELSMEAGPGYPVHLSVDASDPFWVRRNDFAVQVSAHLDVRYLDPNLYVGGIANLERGYFEVFGKRFEVQGGSLVFGGTEELDPQVDLVAVYELPGAGGASITVTAGGTLSNLSIEFSSTETSDQGEIIALLVSGRRTLGDDTGAQTQAATEQAARVVTGIAAGILTLGLREQFGDAFPLIAIETGANLGDTRIRAGFNADAIIPDAIRDVVLGAYVEGFVTTSAGNQAGGGTGGVGGGVNIELQFPFDLVGSGTYVPPTSWGLDLVWEP, from the coding sequence ATGACGGAGGCGAGCCGCACCGAGCCTCCGGAGCGCTCGCTCTTCGTGCGCGCGCTCCGTCGCGCGCCGATCGTGTTCCTGCGCGGGCTCGGGTGGACGCTCGTCCTCGTCGCGTGCCTCGTCGTCAGCGCTGCGCTGCACTCGCTGACCGGCCGCACCCGCCTCGTGGCGCGCGAGCTGATCGAGCGGCTCGCGAGCGGCGCGCTGCGCGGTGATCTCGAGGTCGGCACCATCGAGCAGCTCGACACCGATCGCATCATCGCGCGCGACGTCGTGCTCCGGGATCCTCAGGGCCGCGCCGTGATCCGCGTCGATCGCCTGCAGATCTGGCCGAACTACCGCGAGATCCTGTTCGGCGGGCGCATCCACTTCCTCGCGGCGCGCGCCGATCACGTCGAGATCGAGCTCTACGTCTCGGGCGCCGAGGGCGAGACCGTGTCGCTCCTCGAGGCGTTCGAGCCCGCGAGCCCCGGCCCCGATCGCGGCGGCCCGGCGTCGGCGATCCCGATCGTGCTCGACGGCCTCCACGTCGTGGGCGCCGACATCCGCGGCGATCTCCCGAACTACGAGGACCTGCACGTCGAGGGCGCGGACGCGCGCGGCCGGCTCGAGATCGCGCGCACCGTCGTGGTGAACGTGCACCACCTCGAGGGCCGCATGACCGGCCCGTACGGCGGCGTCACCCACGTCGATCACGCGACGCTCGATCTCGACACCGATTGGCGCGTCGGGATGCGCGCGTACATGCGCGCGCACCGCGGCGAGGATCGCGCGCGCGCGCGCCTCTCGCTCACGCGCCCCGACGCGCCCGATCCCACGCTGCCCGGCCCGCAGGACACGCCGATGCACATGGACCTCGAGGTCCACGTCGATCAGCTCGGCCTCGAGACGCTGCACGAGATGGGCATCCCGGGCACCGAGCAGCTCGCGGGCACGATGCGCGGCGACGCGCGCATGCAGGGCCCGGTCGCGGATCTGCGCTTCGACGCGTGGATCACCCACGACGCCGGGCCGCTCCAGGTGCACGGCCGCATCGCGCAGGAGCAGGACTTCGCGATCGACGCCGAGACCACCGACTTCGATCTCCAGGAGCTCGTGCCGAGCGCACCACCGATCGCGATCGGCGGCACGATGCACGTCGACGTCGCGCGCGATCCCGCGGCGCCGCAGCGCGCGCGCTTCCGCGTCACCGCGCACCCGCTCGAGGTCGCGGGGATCTTCGTGCCCGCGTTCGAGACCGAGGGCGCGATCGAGCCCGACGCGGTCGTGATCGATCGCGTGGAGGCGCCGCACCTCGGCGGCGTGATCGAGGGGCACGGGCGCGTCGGCTTCGACGGAAGCCTCGACGTGCACGCGCGCATCGACGTCGAGGATCTCGGCGGCGATCCCAACGTCGCCGACTTCGTGCCCGGGTTGCACGGCGCGGCCGAGGGCACGCTCGACGTCGAGTCGGGGCCGCGCGGCACCGACCTCGCGCTCACGACGCAGCTGCGCCTCCGCGGGTTCCGCTACCGCACGGTGCGCGCGAGCAGCCTCGTGATCCGCGGCCGCGCGCACGGCGAGCTCGCGCGACCGATCGCGCACTTCGACGTCGACGGCCAAGGCGTCGCGATCGCGGGGCGCGATCTCGGCACCGTCGACGCGCGCATCGACGGAGGCCCGAGCGAGTACGTGCTCCAGTGGAGCTCGCGCGGTCGCGACGTGCGCGCGCTCGACGTCGACGCGCGCGTCCATCGCCACGGCGAGCGCTGGGAGATCCACGTGCCCGAGGCCGCGCTCGACGTCGGCCTCGGCCCGATGCGCGGCGCGATCGGCACCGTGCGCATCGATCGCGGCGCGGTGTCGATCGAGGGCGCGGAGATCGAGGGCAGCGGACAGCGGCTCGCGGGCGAGGCGCGCATCGCGACCGGTGGCGGCCCGAGCACCGCGAGCGTCGACGTCGCGGGGCTCGATCTCGAGCGCGTGGGCGCGCTGGTCGGCGGCGGCCTCGAGACCCTGCGCGGCACCGCGAGCGGGCACCTCGAGCTCGAGGGCCCGCTGCGCGATCCCGACGTGACCCTGCGCGGCCGCGTCGAGGACCTCAGCTGGGATCGCGTGCGCAACACCGACATCGCGTACGACCTCGCGTACTCGGACGGAGTGCTCACGACGAACGTGCAGGGCGACTTCGGCACCCGCGGCACGCTCGGCGTCGAGGGCCCGATCGCGGTGCCCTTCGCCGCGCTCACCGATCCCGGTCGGTTCGCGCGCGAGGCCGAGTTCGGCCTCCACGTCTACGCCGGTCACCTCAACCTCGCGTTCCTCACGCCCTTCCTCGGCGAGCAGCTCCAGGCGCTCGGCATCACCGGCCGCATCGGTGGTGACGTGCGCATCGGCGGCACCGTCGCCGAGCCGCGCATCGATCCCGGCGTCATCATCCTCGACCGCTTCGCGCTGCCCGGATGGTCGGAGCTGCGCGCGAAGATCCATCTCGCGCTCGTCGGTGATCAGCTCACGGTGCAGCGCGTGTGGCTCGCGGACACGACCGGCGAGCTCGCGATGGTCGAGGCGCAGGTGCCGATCTCGATGGACGATCCGCCCGCGGATCTCCCGGCGTTCCTGCGCACGCTGAGCGACCAGCCGTGGAGCTTCGCCGCGCGCATCGCGCCGCGGCTGCTCTCGAGCTGGCCGCGCCCGCTGCAGCGTCGCGTCCCCGCGGGCGTCGTCGGCGCGCTCGCGCTCTCCGCGGCGGGCGGAGACGGCCAGCCCGCGCGCGCCGAGCTCACGGGCACGATGGAGTGGGTCGAGGCGCCGCTCGAGGATCCCTGCGCGCGCGATCTGCGCCCGATCGTGCAGCTCCAGGGCACGCTGCACGAGGGCACGACGCGCATCGATCTCAGCGGGTTCAGCGAGGGCCGCATGATCGCCTTCGGTCGCGCGGAAGCGGAGACGCCGCTCGACGACTGGCTGGCGGACGGCGCGTTCACGCTGCCGCAGCCCGACCTCCTTGTGCAGCTGCTCGACATGCCGCTCGAGCACGTGCCGTGGACGTGCGGTCGCGCGTCGGGCATCGCGACCGCGGAGGTGATCGTGCAGGACGTGCTCGGCGACTCGCCGCAGCTCGACGCGCGGCTCGAGATCACCCAGCTGCGCGTCGCGCACGGCGAGGACGGCGGCCAGGGCACGATGCCCTATCACGTGCTCGCGGCGGCGCGGATCGGCGGCACGTCGGAGGAGGAGCGCGCCGAGGCGTGCGCGATCATCGCGGCGCAGGGCCGGCTCACGACGCCGTTCGCCGAGTGCGGCTCGACCGAGCTGCCCGAGGACACCGAGGTCGTGGTGCGCGGCTCGGTGCCGCTGCGCTTCTCGATCGGCAGCGTCGTGCCCGAGGTGCTGCTCGATCGCGATCTCGATCTCACGATGCTGATGGCGGACGCGCACCTCGAGCCGGTGCTCGCGCTGATCCCGCAGATCGCGGAGTCGGACGTGATCGCCGACGGGCGCCTCGTCGCGCACGGCCCGTGGGAGACGCTGGAGGTCGCGGGGGGCGTGTCGCTTCGCGAGGGGCGCGTGCGCGTGGTGCCGCTCGGCCAGCACCTGGTCGACGTGCGCGGCGCGCTGCGCTTCGCGGGGGATCGCGTGACGATCCCGGAGGGCGAGGCGCTCTTCGCGCGCGACGGCGAGGGCACGCTCGAGGTATCGGGCGAGATCGGGCTGCGCGGGCTGCTCCCGACGTACGCGTACCTCGACGTGCGACCCGCGCAGTTCCCGGTGCGCCGCGAGGGCGCGGTGCTCGCGACGATCAGCGGGCGCGGCGACACCCGCGTGACGATCGAGAGCGACGGGCTCGAGGGCACGGTCACGACCGAGGAGCTGACGATCCGACTGCCCGAGCAGATGGCGGGCGCGGTGCAGTCGCTCGAGGAGCACCCCGACCTGCTGGTGATCGGCACCCAGGCGCGCGAGCTGAGCATGGAAGCGGGCCCGGGATACCCGGTGCACCTCTCGGTCGACGCGAGCGATCCGTTCTGGGTACGGCGCAACGACTTCGCGGTGCAGGTGAGCGCGCACCTCGACGTGCGCTACCTCGATCCGAACCTCTACGTCGGCGGCATCGCGAACCTCGAGCGCGGCTACTTCGAGGTGTTCGGCAAGCGCTTCGAGGTGCAGGGTGGCTCGCTGGTGTTCGGCGGCACCGAGGAGCTCGATCCCCAGGTGGATCTCGTCGCGGTCTACGAGCTGCCGGGCGCGGGCGGCGCGAGCATCACGGTCACGGCGGGCGGCACGCTGAGCAACCTGAGCATCGAGTTCTCGTCGACGGAGACGAGCGATCAGGGCGAGATCATCGCGCTGCTGGTGAGCGGTCGCCGCACGCTCGGCGACGACACCGGCGCGCAGACGCAGGCGGCGACCGAGCAGGCGGCGCGCGTCGTGACCGGCATCGCGGCGGGCATCCTCACGCTCGGCCTGCGCGAGCAGTTCGGCGACGCGTTCCCGCTCATCGCGATCGAGACGGGCGCGAACCTCGGCGACACGCGCATCCGCGCGGGCTTCAACGCGGACGCGATCATCCCCGACGCGATCCGCGACGTGGTGCTCGGCGCGTACGTCGAGGGCTTCGTGACGACGAGCGCGGGCAACCAGGCGGGCGGCGGCACCGGCGGCGTCGGCGGCGGCGTGAACATCGAGCTGCAGTTCCCGTTCGACCTCGTCGGCAGCGGCACGTACGTGCCCCCGACGTCGTGGGGGCTCGATCTCGTGTGGGAGCCGTAG